From the genome of Winogradskyella forsetii, one region includes:
- a CDS encoding glycosyltransferase family 2 protein, translating to MPQLSVIISTYNQPEWLEKVLIGYQQQSFKDFEIIIADDGSSKETEMVVTNFVSHSDLKITHCWQADHGFQKTKILNKAIVASAADYLLFTDGDCIPRNDFVENHFNLRRPKRFLSGGYFKLPKNISESIAEENIISQDCFKSDWLLSHGLKKTFKLNKLTSKGFKERFLNNVTPTKATWDGMNASGWKTDIVAVNGFDERMAYGGEDRELGERLMNSGIKPIQIRYSAICLHLFHERSYKNEPAIAKNKAIRNETKTQKRKWTDFGINKR from the coding sequence ATGCCTCAGCTTTCAGTCATTATTAGTACTTATAATCAGCCTGAATGGTTGGAGAAAGTCTTAATTGGCTATCAACAACAATCGTTTAAAGATTTTGAAATTATCATAGCCGATGATGGTTCTTCCAAGGAAACCGAAATGGTAGTAACTAATTTCGTGTCTCATTCGGATTTAAAAATTACGCATTGCTGGCAAGCGGATCATGGTTTTCAGAAAACTAAAATTTTGAACAAAGCCATTGTAGCCTCTGCAGCTGATTATTTGTTGTTCACGGATGGCGACTGCATTCCACGGAACGATTTTGTTGAAAATCATTTCAACTTAAGACGGCCAAAACGGTTTTTGTCTGGTGGTTATTTTAAACTGCCTAAAAATATTTCAGAATCAATAGCTGAAGAGAACATCATAAGCCAAGATTGTTTTAAAAGCGATTGGTTATTGAGCCATGGTTTAAAAAAGACATTTAAACTAAACAAGTTGACGTCTAAGGGTTTTAAGGAGAGGTTCTTAAATAATGTCACACCAACCAAAGCCACTTGGGACGGTATGAATGCTTCAGGATGGAAGACTGATATTGTTGCTGTAAACGGTTTTGATGAGCGTATGGCATATGGAGGAGAGGATAGGGAACTTGGTGAACGCTTAATGAATTCAGGTATAAAACCGATCCAAATTCGATATAGCGCTATTTGTTTGCATTTGTTTCATGAGCGTAGCTATAAAAATGAACCAGCCATCGCGAAAAATAAAGCGATTAGAAATGAAACAAAAACCCAAAAAAGGAAGTGGACAGATTTTGGTATAAATAAGCGATAA
- a CDS encoding glycosyltransferase family 2 protein: MTHLSISVIVSTYNSVDWLRKVLEGYKHQEYDHYEVIVADDGSGEETRQLIESYQTDYPVKLRHIWHEDLGYRRQELLNKVIMQAEYDYILMTDGDCIPRKDFLAVHAKFAEKGYFLSGGYCKLNMPLSKAIDEEHIAKEDCFDVNWLKSNGGLQSKNALKISAGETLATFLDFVTPTGATFNNCNSSAWKEDLIAINGYDERMQYGGPDRELGERLMNYGIKPKQIRHQAICLHLDHKRGYKTKESLDRNLQIRKDVKTQKLTWTDFGIVKKQ; this comes from the coding sequence ATGACGCATTTATCAATATCTGTAATAGTAAGTACTTATAATTCTGTCGACTGGTTACGAAAAGTCTTAGAAGGTTATAAACATCAGGAGTACGATCATTATGAAGTTATAGTTGCTGATGATGGTTCTGGAGAAGAAACACGTCAACTTATTGAAAGCTATCAGACTGATTATCCTGTGAAGTTACGTCATATTTGGCATGAAGATTTAGGCTATCGTCGTCAAGAGTTGCTTAATAAAGTGATTATGCAAGCCGAATACGATTATATTTTAATGACCGATGGCGATTGCATACCGCGAAAGGATTTTTTGGCCGTCCATGCTAAATTTGCTGAAAAAGGTTATTTTCTTTCAGGTGGTTATTGCAAATTAAATATGCCTTTGAGTAAAGCCATAGATGAAGAACATATTGCCAAAGAAGATTGTTTTGATGTCAACTGGTTAAAATCTAATGGTGGATTGCAAAGTAAAAATGCATTAAAAATTAGTGCAGGGGAAACCTTGGCTACTTTTTTAGATTTTGTGACGCCAACTGGAGCGACCTTCAATAATTGTAATTCTAGCGCATGGAAGGAAGATTTAATAGCCATAAATGGTTACGACGAACGCATGCAATATGGCGGACCTGATCGTGAGCTCGGAGAGCGTTTAATGAATTACGGGATTAAGCCTAAGCAAATCCGCCACCAGGCGATATGTTTACATTTGGATCATAAAAGAGGTTATAAAACTAAGGAATCCTTGGATAGAAACCTTCAAATCCGAAAGGATGTAAAAACGCAAAAATTGACTTGGACTGATTTCGGAATTGTAAAAAAACAATAA
- a CDS encoding glycosyltransferase family 2 protein → MKTLSVIIPVYNEEAYIARALYSVKFADEIIVVDSFSTDKTVVIAKQYNCKIVERQFDNFSNQKNHALQFATCDWVLFLDADERITYPLQLEIIDAINNGKHTAYKLNFPHFYMNRFLFHHSNDVTRLVVREKCHFEGSVHEKLIVDGSVGKLKHHMLHYTYKGLEHYIEKKDTYAWFQAQQMLDKGKKATYFHLAFKPFYRFFHGYIIRGGFRDGIPGMAIAGVNAYGVFSRYAKLILLKRGIK, encoded by the coding sequence ATGAAAACACTTTCCGTCATAATTCCAGTTTACAACGAAGAAGCCTACATTGCTCGTGCTTTATATTCCGTAAAATTTGCCGATGAAATTATTGTAGTAGATTCCTTTAGTACCGATAAAACGGTTGTAATTGCCAAACAGTATAATTGTAAAATTGTTGAACGTCAATTTGACAACTTTTCAAATCAAAAAAATCACGCTTTACAGTTTGCGACTTGCGACTGGGTTTTATTTTTAGATGCCGACGAACGTATTACCTATCCGCTTCAACTTGAGATCATTGATGCCATCAATAATGGAAAACATACCGCCTATAAACTTAATTTTCCACATTTCTATATGAATCGTTTTCTGTTTCATCACAGTAATGATGTGACACGTTTGGTGGTCAGGGAAAAATGTCATTTTGAAGGCAGTGTACACGAAAAATTAATTGTTGATGGTTCCGTTGGAAAATTAAAACACCATATGCTGCATTATACGTACAAAGGTTTAGAACATTACATCGAGAAGAAAGATACTTATGCCTGGTTTCAGGCACAACAAATGCTTGATAAGGGTAAAAAAGCCACTTATTTCCATTTAGCATTTAAGCCATTTTACCGCTTTTTTCATGGCTATATCATTCGTGGCGGATTTAGGGATGGGATTCCAGGAATGGCTATTGCTGGCGTAAATGCCTATGGTGTGTTTTCGAGATATGCTAAACTCATTTTGCTAAAACGTGGCATCAAATAA
- a CDS encoding polysaccharide deacetylase family protein → MTRLPILMYHNVSNDKNSNGLTIWANNLEDQFKYLKDNGFESFHFSELENFTKNKKSLPKKSVVITFDDVYVNQLELAYPLLKKYNLKATFFIPFEYVDAVDSWNTNEEKIMSVAQLKSMDADIIELGLHSFHHNNYNDISISEIEKDFEACYEFIEQHNLKVENILAYPYGKYPRKNPKQREFFNQLKQQHITYGLRIGNRVNRFPFKDNYQVQRIDIKGEDSLKTFKLKLKFGKLRLF, encoded by the coding sequence ATGACAAGATTGCCCATATTAATGTATCATAATGTTTCCAATGATAAAAATAGTAACGGACTTACCATTTGGGCAAATAATCTTGAAGACCAGTTTAAATATTTAAAAGACAATGGTTTTGAAAGCTTTCATTTTTCTGAATTAGAGAATTTTACAAAAAACAAAAAATCACTTCCAAAAAAAAGTGTAGTCATTACGTTTGATGATGTATATGTCAATCAATTAGAGCTAGCTTATCCACTCTTAAAAAAATATAATTTAAAGGCCACTTTTTTTATTCCCTTCGAATATGTTGATGCAGTGGATTCATGGAATACCAATGAAGAAAAAATAATGTCGGTAGCACAATTAAAGTCTATGGATGCTGATATCATTGAATTAGGCCTGCATTCATTTCATCATAACAATTATAACGATATTTCAATTTCAGAAATTGAAAAAGACTTTGAAGCGTGCTATGAATTTATCGAACAGCACAATTTAAAGGTCGAAAATATATTAGCTTATCCTTATGGCAAATACCCACGAAAAAATCCAAAGCAACGTGAGTTTTTTAACCAATTAAAACAACAACATATTACCTATGGTTTACGTATTGGCAATCGTGTGAATCGTTTTCCGTTTAAGGATAATTATCAAGTACAACGTATAGATATTAAAGGAGAGGATAGTTTAAAAACGTTTAAACTAAAACTGAAGTTTGGTAAATTGCGATTGTTTTAA
- a CDS encoding glycosyltransferase family 2 protein gives MISVVALTYNDEDIIADFIANCQFANEIIVLDNHSNDATIQIAKSKSAFVFSGDFMDFEGVKPFALSKASHPWVLCLQPTERILEALSNEIIDIVDSNLNGNYAIKSKLSFMGKVLKHADSTRILKDRLIHVGDTSTKTKSLKNAIITDYISFDRFNATLTKQAKNEANTLAQQNLRPNLYHFLLKPFGSLMKHYVFKLGFLDGKEGFIYSYLQAFKVFKRYLYLWLHYRNLR, from the coding sequence ATGATTAGCGTTGTCGCCCTTACTTATAATGATGAAGATATCATTGCTGATTTTATAGCAAACTGCCAGTTTGCCAATGAAATTATTGTACTGGATAACCATAGTAACGACGCTACAATTCAAATTGCTAAATCAAAAAGTGCGTTTGTTTTTTCAGGTGATTTTATGGATTTTGAAGGTGTTAAACCTTTTGCGCTATCTAAAGCATCGCATCCTTGGGTTTTATGTTTACAACCTACTGAGCGCATTTTAGAAGCTTTAAGTAATGAAATAATTGATATTGTAGACTCCAATTTAAATGGAAATTACGCTATCAAATCAAAGTTGTCTTTTATGGGAAAGGTTTTAAAACATGCCGATAGTACTCGCATATTAAAAGACAGATTAATCCATGTTGGCGATACTTCAACAAAAACCAAATCTTTAAAAAACGCGATAATTACGGATTATATAAGTTTTGATCGGTTTAATGCCACACTGACCAAACAAGCTAAAAACGAAGCTAACACTTTAGCCCAGCAAAATTTAAGACCTAATCTCTATCATTTTTTATTAAAACCTTTTGGTAGTTTAATGAAACATTATGTCTTTAAACTCGGGTTTTTGGATGGTAAGGAAGGTTTTATTTATTCCTATTTGCAGGCGTTTAAAGTGTTTAAACGTTATTTATACCTTTGGCTTCATTACAGAAACTTAAGATAA
- a CDS encoding glycosyltransferase family 2 protein: MVKLSGVIITYNEERHIKQCLESLVDIVDEIVVVDSFSTDNTKAICTKFNVKFIEQEFLGYIEQKNFALQQASHDFVVSLDGDEAVSSTLQKEILELKSNWKFDGYYANRLNNFCGQWIKHSDWYPNKKLRVFDRRKGNWQGMNPHDNVQLFDATEKTGHLKGDILHQTYQTYSEFNQKTEYFSTIAAKAYFDKGKKAPIWKIMFNPTWAFFKSYILRLGFLDGFNGFMICYQTANITFLKYAKLRELHKTKV, translated from the coding sequence ATGGTAAAGCTATCTGGTGTAATTATTACATATAACGAAGAACGACACATAAAGCAGTGTTTGGAATCACTAGTGGATATTGTTGACGAAATTGTGGTTGTCGATTCTTTTTCTACAGATAACACAAAAGCTATTTGCACTAAATTTAACGTAAAATTCATTGAACAAGAGTTCCTAGGTTATATCGAACAAAAGAACTTTGCCTTACAGCAAGCCTCTCATGATTTTGTCGTTTCATTAGATGGTGATGAAGCGGTATCCTCAACACTTCAAAAAGAAATTTTAGAACTAAAATCCAATTGGAAATTTGATGGCTATTATGCTAACCGTCTCAATAATTTTTGTGGGCAATGGATCAAACATTCCGATTGGTACCCAAACAAGAAATTACGGGTTTTTGATAGACGAAAAGGAAATTGGCAAGGCATGAATCCGCATGATAATGTGCAACTATTTGATGCTACTGAAAAAACCGGTCATTTAAAAGGTGATATTTTACACCAAACGTATCAGACTTATTCTGAATTCAACCAAAAAACGGAATATTTCTCAACCATTGCCGCCAAGGCCTATTTTGATAAAGGGAAGAAAGCACCCATCTGGAAAATTATGTTTAATCCGACTTGGGCATTTTTTAAATCTTACATTTTAAGATTAGGTTTTTTAGATGGTTTCAATGGTTTTATGATTTGTTACCAGACCGCCAACATTACCTTCTTAAAATATGCTAAATTGCGGGAATTGCACAAAACCAAAGTATAA
- a CDS encoding glycosyltransferase family 4 protein — protein sequence MKHIFLESHNIKNLHFGFGQFNYHLIKGLYNAEVDDFKMTLHAKDTKPLKSEFGDYFNYKTYNSLSRHRLFQIKKKYDMWHCLNQNIKIEPFYDIPYLLTVHDVNFIDEVSQDLNHEVNLRFQNKLNRSHAITYISEYAKQSTHQYFKVPDVPEYVIHNGNPIDNITLPETHKPKVTTNRPYLFSIGEFTDRKNFHTLVAMLKHLPDFNLILSGNNNTSYANGKLNDTITQLGLKDRVIITGKISDLDKQYYLKNCVAFVFPSLREGFGIPPIEAMRFGKPVFLSNNTSLPEIGGKDAFYWNHYEPEYMAKVLIDGLNTYENNQKALSEKYIAHAKNFNWDKAAKQYIEVYKELLRN from the coding sequence ATGAAACACATCTTTCTTGAATCCCATAATATAAAAAATCTTCATTTTGGTTTTGGACAGTTCAATTATCATTTAATTAAAGGGCTTTATAATGCAGAAGTTGATGATTTCAAAATGACACTTCATGCTAAAGATACGAAGCCTCTCAAATCTGAATTTGGCGACTATTTTAATTATAAAACATATAATTCGCTCAGTAGGCATCGCTTATTTCAAATCAAAAAAAAATATGATATGTGGCACTGTCTCAATCAGAATATTAAAATCGAGCCTTTTTATGATATTCCCTATCTGTTAACGGTACATGACGTAAATTTTATTGATGAAGTTTCTCAGGATTTAAACCATGAGGTAAATTTGAGATTTCAAAACAAACTCAATAGAAGCCACGCTATTACTTATATTTCAGAATACGCAAAGCAATCGACACATCAATACTTTAAGGTGCCTGATGTTCCAGAATATGTCATCCATAATGGAAACCCTATCGACAACATCACACTACCTGAAACACATAAGCCGAAAGTAACCACCAATCGTCCGTATTTATTCAGTATTGGGGAATTCACGGATCGTAAAAATTTTCATACTTTAGTTGCAATGCTAAAACATCTTCCAGATTTTAATTTAATACTTTCTGGAAACAACAATACTTCTTATGCTAATGGTAAACTGAACGATACCATTACACAATTGGGACTTAAAGACCGTGTTATCATCACAGGAAAAATTAGTGATCTGGACAAACAGTATTATTTAAAAAACTGTGTGGCTTTTGTATTTCCTTCGTTGCGTGAAGGTTTTGGGATTCCACCAATTGAAGCGATGCGTTTTGGTAAACCTGTATTTTTGTCCAACAATACATCATTACCAGAAATAGGTGGTAAAGATGCGTTTTATTGGAACCATTATGAACCAGAATATATGGCTAAGGTCCTTATTGATGGTTTAAATACTTATGAAAACAACCAGAAAGCGCTTTCAGAAAAGTATATTGCACACGCCAAAAATTTTAATTGGGATAAAGCTGCAAAACAGTATATTGAAGTTTATAAAGAATTATTAAGAAACTAA